In Castanea sativa cultivar Marrone di Chiusa Pesio chromosome 6, ASM4071231v1, a single window of DNA contains:
- the LOC142638044 gene encoding protein SEEDLING PLASTID DEVELOPMENT 1, whose translation MRALNSHLVLIDLHTSWHSANQIPTSTLTYLKNSSNFISALSSSFRRTRRARPGIASSSGLAAPEIRRPSDRFFPGNGSPSISPNSASTSRSSELEMFLELLPLSMGRELFQHEEIGELIEVVMDLGRQPLARFPSGDWVISEQPVKHEDLKHAISKVGDFSDDNRSGINNSLHRISAIRNRKMQIIGLTCRVGRAVSGSAGIIRDLVEGGGSILVIGPPGVGKTTLIREIARMLADEYRKRVVIVDTSNEIGGDGDVPHAGIGRARRMQVPNVHMQHNVMIEAVENHMPQTIIIDEIGTELEALAASTIAQRGVQLVGTAHGMTIDNIIKNPSLQNLVGGIESVTLGDEEARKRKVQKTILERKGPPTFTCAVEMISKTECRVHHRLDATVDAILAGKSPLFEIRHMDADDNDSLKFTLLPEKSHIEKSNKNDGKDVSSDIESDEEEAGHPPSWSKKQSTSIHVKKRSSPVCVYTYKILDADLLQVATVMGLEDEIDVTDDIGTADAILASSSEMKQNPWIRGIAKFHQLPVFVIKSNTMAQMVKAVRMIFEMESFYSASKQPFNNLFDIELEDDAPKRKPSLEEIDALEEVRLAIEYIVIPGGEPVELLPRTSEIIARQLELVESYQLAAENSGTELNPRLQILPQRLSKKNLPKSPKSHSSFQKEADSTPLTRSGSGTSVSRLPLLPE comes from the exons ATGAGAGCTTTGAATTCACATTTGGTGCTGATTGATCTGCACACATCATGGCACTCAGCGAACCAAATCCCAACTTCGACTCTCACGTACCTCAAGAACTCCTCAAACTTCATCTCCGCTCTCTCTTCGTCATTTCGTCGAACACGTCGTGCGCGTCCCGGAATCGCTTCGTCGTCGGGATTGGCAGCCCCGGAGATTCGTAGACCTTCCGATCGTTTCTTTCCCGGAAATGGGTCACCGTCGATTTCACCGAACTCGGCCTCGACGTCGCGATCGTCGGAGCTTGAGATGTTTCTCGAATTGCTGCCTCTGAGCATGGGGAGGGAGCTGTTTCAGCACGAGGAGATTGGGGAGCTTATTGAGGTTGTTATGGATTTGGGAAGGCAGCCTCTTGCGAGGTTTCCTTCGGGTGATTGGGTCATCTCGGAGCAACCCGTCAAGCATGAAGATCTAAAGCACGCGATATCTAAG GTTGGTGATTTTTCGGATGACAACCGTTCGGGTATTAATAATTCTTTACATCGTATAAGTGCTATTCGGAATCGGAAAATGCAAATCATTGGACTCACTTGCCGGGTTGGTCGTGCTGTATCCGGAAGTGCCGGGATAATACGTGACTTGGTTGAGGGGGGAGGTTCCATCTTAGTCATAGGGCCTCCTGGGGTCGGCAAGACAACCTTGATCAG AGAAATTGCTAGAATGTTGGCAGATGAATACAGGAAGCGTGTTGTTATTGTGGACACATCTAATGAGATTGGAGGTGATGGAGATGTTCCTCATGCAGGAATAGGTCGTGCAAGAAGGATGCAAGTTCCTAATGTTCATATGCAGCATAAT GTTATGATTGAAGCAGTTGAAAATCATATGCCTCAAACCATTATAATTGATGAAATTGGAACTGAGCTTGAAGCACTGGCAGCCAGTACTATTGCTCAAAGAGGAGTCCAACTAGTTGGAACAGCACATGGAATGACTATAGACAACATAATAAAAAACCCCTCTCTGCAGAACCTTGTTGGTGGCATAGAG AGTGTAACTCTTGGAGATGAGGAAGCGAGGAAGAGGAAAGTGCAGAAGACAATTCTTGAACGGAAGGGGCCTCCAACATTTACATGTGCTGTTGAGATGATATCTAAAACTGAGTGTCGTGTTCATCACAGATTGGATGCCACAGTAGATGCCATCTTAGCAG GAAAATCTCCTCTCTTTGAAATCCGTCACATGGATGCTGATGATAATGATTCTCTAAAGTTTACTCTGTTACCTGAAAAAAGCCATATAGAAAAATCGAATAAGAATGACGGTAAAGATGTAAGCTCTGACATAGagtctgacgaggaagaagcaGGTCATCCACCCAGTTGGTCTAAGAAACAGAGCACTAGTATACATGTGAAGAAGCGGAGCTCACCAGTGTGTGTCTATACTTACAAG ATCCTTGATGCTGATCTTCTACAAGTAGCAACAGTAATGGGGCTTGAGGATGAAATAGATGTAACTGATGACATTGGAACTGCAGATGCAATTTTGGCGTCCAGTTCTGAAATGAAGCAGAACCCATGGATCCGTGGTATAGCAAAATTCCATCAGTTGCCTGTATTTGTTATCAAG TCAAATACCATGGCACAAATGGTCAAGGCAGTTCGCATGATCTTCGAAATGGAATCATTTTACTCAGCATCAAAGCAACCATTCAATAATTTGTTTGACATTGAACTCGAAGATGATGCCCCAAAAAGAAAACCATCCCTAGAAGAGATTGATGCATTGGAG GAGGTTCGACTTGCAATTGAGTATATTGTGATTCCTGGTGGAGAACCAGTGGAGCTTCTTCCTAGAACCTCTGAAATTATTGCTCGGCAGCTTGAGCTTGTGGAAAGCTATCAGTTGGCTGCTGAGAACTCAGGTACTGAGCTTAATCCAAGGCTGCAGATTCTCCCTCAAAGGTTAAGCAAGAAAAATTTACCCAAATCCCCTAAATCtcattcaagttttcaaaaagaAGCAGATTCTACACCATTAACTCGCAGTGGCAGTGGTACAAGTGTTTCTAGGCTGCCCCTTTTGCCCGAATAA